TATTCCACGCCTAAACAGTCCCACTAGCATGGAGATTATCAAGATAACTTCCCAAGGGTTGGACAGCTTTTTTACAGTGCTGAGTGCAGCCGCAAAAGATCCCCTTGACATCATGCGAATGGCAGCAGACCTCGCCAACACCATCGACGTGCAACTTCAGGTAACACTCAAACGAAAATACTTCGGTTTGCTTGGTTGGTCCCGGGACAGCTCTCATGATGGCGAAGGTCTTCAATGGTATTACACCAgcgagctgcttcgcgcttGGTGTGACTAGCAGGCTTCGGAGATTTTAGAGAGAGCATATTCAGGCATTACAACGGCAGGCAGCTGTGATACATTGGTGGATATCGGGTTGCCTAACAATTCCTGATGGTTTGATCCGGTCCactgcagctgctgaagcagTGGAAGAGCTGAATGGCTGCGCATTCCACACCACTCTACCAGGGCAGTGCTTACGACGTAGTTCCCTGTTGCAACAACTGGGCGGAGTTTTCGTGGCCGGAACGCGTATGCATTACGTTGATGCAGACTAGGACTGGTGGCTTCCATGCGAGAGATTGCTGCGTGTTTACAGCAGTTTTCAACCGCAGGGAAAGGACGGAAGAACCTCAAACCGCTTCTAGATCCCATGACGGTGATGCAGACGGAGGCCTCGGTTCGGTACCACTGTGTTCGTATTCGGGGTAAGGCTTCACAACGAGCTATGGAGTTCCTGCTCCTACTTGCAGAACGAAAAGTAATAACACTACAGTCAATATCCACATGTGGACTCAAACCGACATTCACAGCAGCACAGCATATCGTTGTCCACTCAGGCTACGTAGTGTTCCTtcgcgacgacgcctgcTCAGACAACCTCGAGTAGCAGATGGGCCGGAATCGATATTTCGGCCGCATGCCTCATTTTTCCGGCCGACCCAGAGGCAGAATTCGCTACGTCTGGCCCAATCCGTCTGCTGTCACAGACCGACTAGCCGAGCAAATCGTCTCTGCTTTAGCGAAGATTCGTGATCCGGAACAATATCAAGCAGCGCTCAACGCGTACTTGGGGGCCGTGCAGATGGCTCGAGTCGCTGTTCTAAGAGGCAAGGAGTTCGCGGACCTGACGATAGTCTGCCCCTTTATGCCCACGTATTTGGATGAAAATACTGTTGCGGATGAACAGAAGAACCTTGCTATCTACGCAATCTGTAGGTCCAGGCCCATTAATAAGCCCTGTCTTGCAGTGCCACCTACTTGAGCCTCGACAGATGCAGTAAAAACAAGTGTCACATCTTGCTTCGACCACACTTAGGGTTGATGAGACCTGCTGATATGTGTAGACCACCCCGAGAGGTCTTGGACGTCGCTTCCACAGGGGAGCATAGTTCATCTGCTTGAGCGGTTTACCCAATAAACCGTGGTTACGGCCAAAACATAAAATGAACTATCGCTTCACCAGAGGCTCTCATCTGCAAGAAAACAGGGGAAAGGCCGAACTGCAGCATGTCAGCACGACAAATCGTGGCGCTTCTTGCGATTCGTTGTGATTCCTGCCATCCCCATGAACCTGCATAGGGAACGAGGTGGTGCCGCCGTCTCCAGCCCTCCTCACAAAACAGGGCTGAAATCACCGAAGGTGGTTTGTCTCTTGATACTTCCACTTCTCGCAGCAAAGCAAACGGCGGGCCGCGAGATACTTCACCGAATCACGCGTACGAAACTCGCTTTTGTTCCAGTTTTCATGCCGATTGCCGGATTGGCATGGATTGGAACCGGAGTCCGCTCTGCGGCACGGAAGCTGACTTCGCTCTTTCGGAGAAAAACGATTGGGAAActgcgtcttcgccagcCTCCTTCACGTAAGCTGGATGGGGAAGAAAAATTGAAAACAAATGTATACGAGGATTAGCAACCGCCTGACAGGTCCGTGCGCTGTGAGCTTGTAGGCCGCTACGGACGAACTCTGTCACGGTCAGCGCGAGGAATAAAAGGGATCTGTTGACTGCTTCCGAAGGGAGTAGCATCTTGCCAATTGCCATAGACAAGCACCATCTCTTCCGAACCACCTGTGGTGAAAACAAGCAAACGTCGCCTCACCGTTACATTTATTTCCTTCTGTTCAGCACCGCCGGGGCAAACGATCTCCCCTGCTCTCCGTGTTTTATTTTCCGAATGTAAGAAGCACGGGAATGAAACGCGGATCACCATCAGATGAGGTTCCAGTACGGAGATATCTAAAGCACGTAACCGTTGGCGTGCTATGTCTTTCTTTGGCAAGTTGGTAGACGGTGGCTCACGTTGGGCTAAGCAAAAGTAGAGCCCATGACCTGCTCGCAGCAaccttccgcggcgccctgcagGTCTCTCGTTGCAATGAATTACGAAGGAATTCGTGTCAGCCACTCATAACGTTCGTGGAACACCTGCCTAATTTTTCCGTCACATGCATTTGCTCGTGATGCGTTGCGGCTGTACCTTACAGCAAGGACGTTTGCAAATGGACTGTATTCTTCTGGTAAGTTGATAGTTGGTACGGCGCAGGACCACTTGGGTCTCTTAAAGCGGTGATGAAATGTGAGCAGCTGTATGATGCGGCGTTTTACGCGTTTCTTGCGGGCGTTGCGTCAAAGTGCCTGCGCCACGCCATTTTGGGACCAGCAACGGCACCTTGAGTTCCGCCAAGTTAACGAGCAAACCCGTGCACTGTAGTTTTGTGTGAAGCTTTATTTTTAAGCCCCGTGTCCGGCTATGCGTGCTCCTGCTCAGGACCAAACCTGGCGGATGTGAACCCACGTAAGCATCACTAAGAACCACGGGGGTGACGGTAATGTAGGAGGGATGGCCCGTGTCGTGGTGGTTCACCACTAGCACAAGCTGAGATCGTTAGCCTTTCTGAATCGCTTTTCCCACGCATGCCGTTCGTGTCGAGGACATTACTACCACAGGGTGGTACAGCGAGGCACCAAACCGAACGGTCAACCCGGCATTCCGCATAACGAGCTCAGCGCAGCGTATCATTGAAGGGCAACAGGGCCGCTCAGGCACTAGGGTTGCCTTTCCACCCAGACGACACTGTCACCAGGCGCTGCACTGAAGGGGCATCGTATCCCATCGGCGGTGGCCATACATTTGTGATGGAGTTTCTGTCTTGGTTGTGTTCGCGTGCAGCTGAAGAGCTTAATGCACCTTCCGGTAAGCGAGCCAGTGTTGTGCATCCATCTTTCAGTACGTGTGCAGCTCCTCGCCAAAGTCACcgctcttcgctgccgcttACGGCCGAGGCACCGATAGCCCGCGCAGAAACTCAGAAGACACACCCTAAAATTGGGGGAGTTTCTCCCCGTTGGGTCAGAGGAGGCAAGCACATCATTCCCTTGTGTCAGAGCTTTGGGTGAATGGGCTTGGGCTGCGAGCCCATATTCGAGATCCTCTTGTTGGAGGTTTTGCTCTAATCTCCTCAAGTGCTCTTACCTGCCCTTTTCGGGAAACTGCGATCCAGACTATGCATTCGACGGCTTCATGTTCATGAAGAAAACAGAGTTGCCCAACGAGGTCTTTATCCAAATTGGTCGAATTTGGGTTACCTTCGACGCCCTCAAGAAACTAGGATACCATGGACGTAGGTCGGCTGGGTCTCAGCTGTGGTCAGGTGGAGCCCCAGAAGCAGTATTCGTAGCGATCGGAGCTGGCAACACAAACCCTGAAATGTGGCTCCAATCGTAGAACGTTGAAGTCAGTTGGCCTTCTACAGAATAATGAGAGGTCATATGGTGTCTCTGTAATTTGGTATGCAGCCCTCTCTCCTCGGGACGATGGGACATTTACGGCCCGAACTGATATTTCCGCCAACACCGACCAAGGAAACGCGCTTTGAGCTGGTGCGTCACAGCCACAAGGTGAGCAGATCTCACTATGTCGATACTGGCGTTGCACCATGGTGACAAGCAACAAAACTGCGCTTCTATCTCCCGGCTCTGTGGCTCGGCGCGGACTACCATCCGTCTCCTGCGTCGGCCCTGCGCGTGCCAACGGCGTCAATGTGCGAACCAACGTGATCTTAGCAACGCATTATGGAAAACCGGCTCTCTCCATGCGACATTTTTCTTGTCTTATACGTGCAGTGACGGCGAAGGTCCCCTCGTCGCGAGAACTACAAAAATAAAACTGGATCTGGGGAGGCTGGCAGGCTTTGAACAGTGTCTTGCATCGCTTCGCGGAATTCTCCATGAACTGTTCCAGTCATTCATTTGCGACCTGGATCAGGCATGTGGCTGTTTAGGCTGCCAGGTGTGCTGTGTTTCCGACAACTGCGTGGGGGGCTCCCGTTCAAGGAATCACAAGTCTATTCTGTGTCTGCTCCATCCCAGTGACTGGTGGTACCTCCTGTTACAGGAAAcaccgaagaagaggagcgtTACACCGCCATCATTTGCGGACGCATAAGGCAGTAAAGCGATACGCAGCATTGTTTGTCCAGCCCATGCATATAACAGTAGCGACGATCACACCCAAATATAACTTGCGGAACGTGGCAAATAAGGGACCTTCTCCTATCTGCTGTAACCGCTACCGTATCCGCGCTGAGGGCCAGCATGCCACCAGGGTGAATTCACTGAGTTTGCCTTCGGAATACGCAGACTGCTGGCAACCGGCTCGATCGGTAGAGGGTCATTCAGAACGGGAGCCTGATGCTTATCACTTTGTTTTCGGTGCCAGCatgccgccgctcgcgctgcgagCGGCCTCTCGAGGCAGCCGATGCTATTAATGAGATGTAGTGGTGTCCATGGGGAAACAACTCTATGTCACATACACATTTTTCTCAACTGCACAGGACTTAAAGACGGATACTCGAcagcgcagagaaagagccCATCATGATGCTGGCATTGCGTGTCTTGGCGACTAGTAGTTGAGTTCTCCGTTTGTCGGAAACATCGCGAATGCGTTTGCCCAAAAGGTGGACGACAGAGCGGAGCGATGCCTTTGCGTTTAATCAACCAGCTTATCGGCAGATCGAACCGTAACCCTTCGCAGAGACTCTGAGACGCTGTATCCGCAGTCGGGCGAGTCTGTGTGCTCCTGTGAGCCATCTTCCCTTGCTAGCGTGATCAGGTCGTTCCCGCCTTGCACACGACGCCTGCTGGCGTGACTGACATAGGTGTTGTCGTGTTTCTTGCGGCTAGGGAAGATTACGCCTGCTAGTGGATCGACCTCTTCATTACATTTCTCCAAACAGAAGAGCGGAATACCCACGAAAAAGAGATTTCAAGGTTCATTCGTGGAAATCCAGATTTGAATACACACATGTGGAGGCGGACACATGCGGTACCTATGCGTGAACGCCTTGCCCGAGCGTAGCGGCTCTTATTCAGGGCTGCCGCATCGGTGACGTGCGGCAAACTCTGTGCCCCAAGCGAGGACGTCTTGCGTGATGGAAAACAAAGCCTGGGCCCCTGACGGGCTGCTCTGCTGGCTCGCCATCCACATGTATCTGTCCAGCAACTGTAGGGCGCCAGGGAGAAGAATTCACATACTCTAACGCTCGGTGGTGTTTGCAAAACGGAGCAGTTTTTCTCAATCGCTGCCAGGTCCGGATACATCACGATATCGCAAACAAGCTGCGTTTTGCCGTTCTCGCCAGGAACCCGTCGGAAGGGGGGCAGGGTCCTCCCTATCAGAACAGACACATCCAGGCTCGCCCGGCGCGTTGCGACTTGCACTCCTGGCAAATATTCCCACTTGATTTGATACGAAGGAGCGGATTATATGCAGGTGGTATTCCGTAGAAGCCTATTCTTGACTGGACGGTACTTTTAAACCTCTACAGGGCCTGACCGCCCTGCCACCTTGCAGAGCTGGCATGCGCCGTTGCTTTTTCGAGAAGCGAAACCCGCGGCCACCAGCCCCATCGGCCCTGCCGTTGCTGCCTTCCGTTCCCCAACAAAAGTGATCTCTTTGGAAAGATGCGGCGACCTCCGGATCCGGAACGACGTCGAATGAAGAACCCGTTTTGCCGGGGACTACGTCTCAACTGCCTGAACTTTGGCGCGCGGACCAGAAAGTCAGTTTTTTTTGTTGTCTTCCCGTTCGCATGCAGCATGTAACCGCGCGAACTGCCGCGATACAGCCACGGAATGAgcacgctgcggctctcggcTGGTAAAACAACATCCTGTGGAGATGCTCGCAGCTCGACCCAGCGGAACTTTGGATTGGGGTAAAGGCTGAAATGAAAACGCATGGGCTCAGCCAAACAGAGTGACGTTCCGGCTTTTCAGGCCTTCCGCGCAGTCGCAAGCGTTCTGGAAGGgagctgtctctctgcatccAAGGCGCGGATATCGAGCTGTCCGTCCCGGCTTCTATCATCGAGTTATTTCATTCTTCCTTTGTTTCGACAACGTGCGCCCGCTTCCTTCCACGCGAACTGTTCTCTCGCAGCTTCCGCAcgttgctgccgctgcagttCCCCTCTTTCTGCTCTTCAACGTTTTGTCTCGTGACATGTCCAGGCGCTCTGGAGGGCGCTGTACTGCCGAGCAGATTGGCACCGCGCAGAGACGTTCTCGTGTGCCGAGAAGTTCAAAGCGAgtcgtcctcgcccttcCCCTTATGCTGCCCGGTTGCTTTGGGAGGGACGaacgccgtcggcgcctcaAGTTCTGCTACCGTTTGGGCGACTCCTTGCGGCTCCCCTCTTCTGCGGTTCCTGTCACTGACCGTTCTCGTTGTTTTCGCTGTTTCCTCCCCCGCCTCTGTTCATCCCGTGCCCCGTTCTTCGCGTTTGGACACTGGCATCTTGACATCCGCACCTGTGCTGTCTAATCGTTTGCCGCTTGTTATATGCCTTGCGAAGCACGATCTCGTTGCTGAGAGGTTTCCGCAGGTTCACCGCTCCTGCTGTGTCGCGCGAGGTTGCGAAGGGGGGGGACGTGCTGGGCAGACATGCCTCGGACCTGCccccccgcggctgcgcttcCCTGCGAAAATGGCGACCGTTTTGGGCACCGCTTCTTACTGAATAGCGGATGTTGTGCGGCAAGATGACTCTGAACAGACCTGTCTGCTCCTGCCTTGGTCGTGGCTCTGCGTCGACCTCTCTGGCTGTTCAATTTCGGTTTTCTTCCGCATTGTTTTTCCACCCgtgtcttctccttcgtccccGACTGCACTGCAGAACTGCCTCTTGACCGAATGGGGGTGGAGTCCTGCGGTCTGTATTCAAGCGGAGAAtcgtctctcttttctgtcaTGGCGTTCCTTCAAGTCGTCACCATTCTGCAGCGTAAGGGCCTTTTCTGTTCCTCGCAGCATCCgtctcgcgtgtgtgtgcagTCTCTCCGCTAAGATTTCTCATTTCCTGCTTCTCTCGTTTCGGTTTCGCTCCTTTCCGGCTCTCTTGGAGCTGTGCGCTTGGCACGGTCTCGTGTTCTGCTGGTCACGCATCCGAATTCCTCGGGAGTCTGCAACCtcgtttcgcctctgcggcggtcgcTGAGTCGCGGCGCCCCTCTTCTTTCGGTTTTGCCCGGGTTTTCACTACCGTCTTCGGGTCGCCGGCCGCCCCGTCGCCTGTTTgcgtcttctttctgcgcgtTGCCAAGATGGCGGCGAAGCCGATCCAGTACAATGTCAAGGTGGACCTACACGAGGTGAAGGAGTTGTCGTTCCGCGAAAATGTCGGCGACAAAGAAATCGTGCCGAATCCGTACATTGAAGTCACGGTGAACGGCGTGACCAAGACGACGAACCAGAAGACGCAAGTCGTCTCAGCGACGTTCAACACTTCGTTCAACTTCACAACGTATCTGACCGCCGAGGAGTTCGCGCGGAGCTACGTAGAAGTCGCCGTCTTGCACAAGTACATGCTGATCGGGGGCCTCGGCCTTCAAAGCGCAGACATTGGAAAATGCGTCTTCAGTTTCGCCTACATCTACGCGAAAAGCCAGCACTGGATCTACCGACAATGGGTGACTCTCAGAAACCTCGAGCAGCCGCAGGAAACTGCGGTAAGCCAACCGGCTGAGCTGTACACCCTCAACAACAGAGCCGGCCCTGCCGGAAGCGCACCCGCCTACGGACACATAGAGATACGGAGCTGCACACGGCGACACGTTGTCCTCCAGTCCTCGGCCGTCTCCCGGCTCAAGTTCTAAACTGCTTTCTTTACGgtcctctccgctgcttGAATCTCTTTCGCTCTccgtgcgcctctcgcccccGGACGCCAGACGCTCGGCCTCTTGGCGTGCGCGCTCTGGGCTGAGGCCTTACATATCATGACAGTCGTTCACTTGAGTCTTCTCAGAGGGTTTTTTAGTGTATGTTTTCTGCAACTACCAAAGTGACCACATATCCTACTCAGTTAAAGTGACGTATTGCGGCGGTGCGGAAGATCGACTGTCGACCTTCCGCTACGCGCAGATACGGAAGCCTACGCACATGgatgcgtgcatgcatgtgatTCGTATCCTGATCCAGCCGTATCCATACTTGCGTCACACTGCGGTAACATGGCTGCGCATCGGCGTCGTGTGATTTCATCAGTTGCCCTTCGCTTGTCTTGCAGGTCTGGTTCCCCCTGTCTGTCCTGCCTCATCACATAGTTCCACCCTGTAGTCTGAATTTTAGTTCCGGGTCGAAGTTGTACCGCTCGTGCCACCGTCTCGACTTGTTCTCTGGCGTGCGCCTTCCGTATCGTAGGAGATAAACTATCTCGGTGTGCTCAATGTGGACGGCCCCTTTCTGGTCGGTGTCTCTCAGGGCCTCCTTCTCATCaccgtcggcgtcttcggccCTGGTGATGCGATGCCGGTCGTCGACGAAACAGTTGTGGTGCTGAACGAAGGGGGGGATCGCACGAGTCAGGATGTGAAGGTCAAGCTGACACACTACAACCTGTCGGTCAACATTTATAAAGGGCAGGACATCCCTGCGGTTCCTGGCCAGTTCTCGACCGTTCTCGAGCCCTACGTCAAGGTAAGTCTGAGGGAAAGCGCATAGAAACGGTATTCGTACATCCTACTGGTGGAGCACTGTGTGAGCCTTCTCGCTTCTACTTTCCTGGCGTTTTTGGTATTCGTACATCCTACTGGTGGAGCACTGTGTGAGCCTTCTCGCTTCTATTTTCCTGGAGTTTTTGGGGATGAACGGCTAGCGGGGCAACGCGTACTCGACGGCCgagccgcaggacgcgccgATAACTCTCGGGCTTACAGTGTGCCATGTTTGGACTGCGAATGCCCAAACACGAGGGCTGCCGTTTCCTCAAATGTCTGCGCAGACGTACATGACTCCGGACCCTTGTGTCGTGCATGCTGTCGTTTTATCTGGCTGCGCAtgtacgtatacatatatatgtatatatatacgtggcCACGCCCACGTCTGTTCCGGTGGTCCATCTGAAGACCCTTGTCTGTCGCTCGCACCTGCACATGCATGAATATGCAGATCTAATTATTTTTATGAGGATTAACTCGAATATAAATGTGCGTGTTTCTCCTTTCTTCCTGTCAGGTGAAGCACGGAGGTGCGGAGCTTCAGACGCGGCCTCTTCCAGACTCGAACCCCGAGTGGCTCGCCTCGATTTCCGTTCCCGCATGTGTCCCGTGCTTCGACGGAAACGTCCTTGTGGAGCTGTGGAACGGCCAGCCGTCTGCGACGACTGGGGGCACGCTCATGGGGACCGTCGTTCTCGACTATTTCCAACTGACCAAAAATGACCTTCCGCCGAGGTGGTTCAACTTCTACTGGAGACCCCCGACAGAAGGtaaagcggcggcggctgggaGAGGAGGGACAAACGCGCGATACCTCGCTGTCCGTTTCTACAGCAGAAGGGAAGTTCGCTTcgtggggggggaggggagggggcgggagggggggggggggtacAGGAGCCAGAGACCCcagcttcgtctgcgtcgtccgcgtaaagcggcggcggctgggaAAGGAGGGACAAACGCGCGATACCTCGCTGTCCGTTTCTATAGCAGAAGGGAAGTTCGCTTCGTGGGGGGGGTTTTACGTGCTTGTGCTTGCAGGTCTTTTGGGCGCTGTGACGGACATGATGACCTCTGCGGATTTGCGACAGCCGATCGAGTACGGAGGCAGAATCTTGTTGAGTGCCTCAGCCGCGAAAGTCCAGACGCCTCTCCCCATGGGTgttcgccctgcgcgcgcgacgccggagcCGCCGACTCAGGTGAGCAAAGGCATACATGCCTGTCTATATAAGACAGGCGTGCGAGCGAACCAGATTGCCATCTGGTGGTGAATACAGCTGTGTTACCCCTCCCGGACTCCTTCGGCTCGGGACAGTATCAAACGTGTAGATGCGTATGGCGGCCCCTGACGGGCTATTTCTGGACTCCGCACTAGTCAAACGGATACGGAATGTAGTCGATTTTATCTGCTCGCGGGGGATTCATGTGAATGCGGTAATTGCCGCCTCCACCCCATCTGTCGTCAGTACATGTCTAACTCCCTCGGATGCGCAGTCGGGACGCCTTTCCACTGTCTCTCTTTTGACCCGCATTCGCATGCCTGCTCCTGGTCGGGTGGAGTCGCGTCGAGTGGTTGCGGATGAACGCGGACGCCGCTTTTTTTGtgtctcctgcgcctgcaggagtGCGTCTGGTGGATTGATTTGTACGAGATGACAAGCGCAACGGGCTACACGTCTCAGCTGCGGGTCGAGATCGCTTTCGGTCCGCACACCGTTCGGACGGCGCCTCTAGATGCGAATGCGATGGGAACGTATGTGATTGACAACGAGACAGGGAGGATGCCTGAACAGAAGATCTTTAGTCCAGGTATGTGCGAAACGCCGAGGACGATATGCACAACCGAAAAAAAAATACGGCATTGCAGTGGACGCAGCACGCCGGAGTCCACTGACCACCGGACGACACACGCGTGTcatgcgcggcagagagatAGCGCTTCTTTTTTCCCCTCTAACTTCGCTGTTGAGCCTTTCCGAATCCGGGCTCCCTTCGTCCCACCTAGCATCTTTGGAAGGTCGGCTGTCCATTCTTTTcatttttcctctttttACTGGGCGTATGCTTCATTCGCTCCGCCGTCTGGCGGCGACTGCGCATATCGCTACAGTAGCTTGATGCCTCGCAGCAGTGCTCTCAGGGCGAGTGGTACCTGCTTCCTGCGCCGAATCCGCTCCTGTGTGTACCACGTTTGCTTCTTTCCTTCTGAACCATACTTGTTTCGTTTCTCATCTGTGTTCAGTGGACGAGCTGCAGGTCTG
Above is a window of Besnoitia besnoiti strain Bb-Ger1 chromosome Unknown contig00007, whole genome shotgun sequence DNA encoding:
- a CDS encoding uncharacterized protein (encoded by transcript BESB_070460); this encodes MQTEASVRYHCVRIRDRLAEQIVSALAKIRDPEQYQAALNAYLGAVQMARVAVLRGKEFADLTIVCPFMPTYLDENTVADEQKNLAIYAISKQTAGREILHRITRTKLAFVPVFMPIAGLAWIGTGVRSAARKLTSLFRRKTIGKLRLRQPPSRKLDGEEKLKTNVYED